ACTTCGGCGGCCCCGGCACCACCGAGGCCTTCCAGGCCGTCGACGGGGCGAAGCCCGCCCCCGCCGCGCTCTTCCCGAACGCCAAGGTGGTGGGCGGGCAGGACCTGGTCGGCGACGACTACAACCCCGACCCGGCCGCCGAGCACTACCAGCCCGTCGCGCACCCGGACGGCAACCCGATCGACTGCGCCCTCAACGGCCACGGCACCCACGTCGCGGGCACCGCGGCCGGCCTCGGCGTCACCCGCGACGGCCACCCCTACACCGGTCCGTACCGGCCCGGTCTGGACCCGGCGGACTTCCGGGTCGGCCCGGGCGCGGCCCCCGGCGCCCGGCTGTACGCGATCCGGGTGTTCGGCTGCCAGGGCTCCACCGACCAGCTCGCCCGGGCACTGGACGTCGCCGCCGACCCCGACGGCAACGGTGACCTGACGGACCGCCTCGACGTGGTCAACCTCTCGCTCGGCAGCCCCTTCGGCAGCCCGGACGACGCCGACGCCCTGGCCGTCGACAGGCTCTCCGCACTGGGCACCGTGGTGGTCGCCGCGGCCGGCAACGAGGGCGACGTCAACGCCATCGGCGGCAGCCCCGGCACCGCCGCCCGCGCGGTGACCGTCGCCGCCTCGGTGGACGCCCACAGCGATGCCGACGGCATCCGGGTGCTCGCCCCCGACACCCTCGCCGGGGTGGTGCCCGGCCACTGGAGCGCCGAGTACCGGGGCTGGGACACCCAGGACGTCAGCGGCGAACTCGCCCTGCCCGCCGACCAGTCCGACGGCTGCACCGCCTTCGACGCCGCCGACGCCGCCCGGCTCAAGGGCCGGATCGCCGTCCTCGCCTGGAAGACCCGCGACGCCGACCGGGCCTGCGGGTCGGCCCCGCGCGCCGACCACGCCGCCGACGCCGGAGCCCTGGGCGCCGTCTTCGCCGCCGACGGCGACAGCCTCGGCGAGATCGCCGGCGACGCCCGCGTCCCGGCCGTGCTGCTGGCCCGCGCCGACGGCGAGCGGCTCACCGCCGCGGCCGCCGCGGGCCCGGTCACCGTCCGGCTCGCCGGCCCCGGCAACACCCTGCACGGCTCGGTCTCCCAGGAGCAGCCGCAGCGGGTCGACACCCTGACCGCGTTCACCTCGCGCGGCATCGGCGTCGACGGCATCGTCAAGCCCGACCTCGCCGCCCCCGGCGAGACGATCTGGTCCGCCAAGGCCGGCAGCGGCAGCGGCGGGATGCGCGAGGACGGCACCTCGATGGCCACCCCGCACATCGCCGGGCTCGCCGCGCTGGTGCGCGCCGCGCACCCGGACTGGCCGGTCGCCGAGGTCAAGGCAGCCCTGATGAACACCGCCGGCGACACCTGGCGCGGCGACGACCGCACCGGCCCGGTCTACGGACCGGAGCGCACCGGCGCGGGCCGGGCCCGGGTCGACGCCGCGGTCGCCACCCCGGCCGTCGCGTACGCGGCCGGCGACGGCGCGGTGGACGGCGCCGTCGGCGTCTCCTTCGGCCCGGTGGCCGTCACCGGCCCCACCGAGCTGCACCGCCAGGTCGAGGTCCGCAACCACGGGGACGCCCCGCTCGCCTACGACACCGGCTACGCCGCCGCCACCGAGCTGCCCGGCGCCGGCTTCGCGGTCAGCCCGGCCCGGATCACCGTCGCCCCCGGCGGCACCACCCGGGTCACCGTCACCCTGCAGGTGCCCGGCCGGCTGGACCGCGTGCCCGACCCGACGCTCACCCTGGTGCAGGCCGACCGGGCCCGCAGCTACCGCGGCGAGCTGTCCGGGCGGCTGCTGCTCACCCCCGTCGGCGCCGACCTCCCGCCGCTGCGGGTGCCACTGTTCGCCGCGCCCCGGGCCGCGTCCCGGCTGGCGGCCGCCGCCCAGCTGCCCGGCGGCCGGGCCGGCACCTCCCTGCTCACGCTGGCCGGCAGCGGCGCCCCCGCGGACACCGCCGGACTCCTGAGCGCCTTCGTGCTCGGCGGCGAGGGCCCGCGCTGGCCGGACTGCCCGGCCGGCGGCAAGCAGGGCGACGGGGTCTGCGTCGACCGGCCGGGCGAGCGGCTCGCCAACCTCCGGGCCGCCGGCGCCGCCAGCGACGCCCCGACCGTGCAGGACCCGCTGGCCCGGGGCACCCTGTACATCGCCGCCGGGCTGTGGGCGCCCGCGGCGACCCCGGTGGGCATGTTCGGGGTGCGGGCCTCGCTGGACACCGACGGCGACGGCCGCACCGACGCGGTGGTCGCCGCCGCCCGGCTGCGCGGAAGTGACGTGCTGGTCGCCCGGACGACGGACGCCCGGACGGGCAAGGAGCTCGACGTCCAGCCGCTGAACGCCCGCTGGGGCGACACCGAGACCGGACTGCTCGACGGGGACGCGCTGGTGCTGCCGGTGCGGCTGTCCGCCCTGCCCGGGCTGAAGCCGGGGGCGTCCACCGTGCACTACGCGGTGTGGACGGGCCAGGTGCTGCCGGGGGCGCCCGAGGAGTCGGACGCCCTGGACTCGATCGGGCTGGAGGGCGGTCGTCCGGTGCTCGCCCTCGACGTGCTGCACCCGGCGCTGGACATCCGCGACGGTGCGGACGGGCCCACCGCGATCACCGTGCCGGAACGGCCCGGATCGGTGCTGCAGCTCAACCGGAACGCGGCCGGCGCCCGGTTGCTACTGCTCCACCACCTCAACGGGGACGGACGCCGGACGGAGACCGTCGTCGTCGGCTGACCGGCGGCCGGTCAGCACCAGCTTGGACAGCACGTAGGTGATCGGGATCGCGACCGCTGCGGCCAGCAGCGGCGCGATCCGGTCGTCCACCCGGGCCCACTCGACCAGCGCGAAGACGCCGCCGCTCTGCACCAGGTAGTTGGTGATGTTCGGCAGCGGGAACAGCAGGAACTTCCGCCAGGTGGGCCTCGTCCGGTAGGTGAAGTAGGTGTTCATGAAGAACGACCCGACCATGGACAGGAAGAACGCCGCGGTGAACGCCGCGAAGTACGGCAGGTACGGGTGCATCACCAGGTACAGCAGGTAGAAGGTCGCCGTGTTGACGACACCCACCAGCCCGAACCTGACGATCTGCCAGAGCTGCGGTCTCACGCCTGCTCCTCGCCGCGGTAGCCCTCGCTGCGGAACGCCGCGCGCGGCACGTTGGTCTCCTTGACCAGGAAGTGCGGCCGCCTCTTGGTCTCGTAGTAGATCCGGCCGATGTACTCGCCGATCAGACCGAGCATCACCATCTGCAGGCCGCCGAGCGCCACGATGGCCACGATCAGGGTCACGTAGCCGGGGAGTCCACACCGTCGATCACCGCGACACCGGTGATCCACGCCGCGTACAGCGCGGCCACGCCGACCAGCGCCAGGCCCAGCCAGATGGCGATCCGCAGCGGCCGGTTGTTGAACGAGATCAGCCCGTCCATGCCGTAGTTCAGCAGCGCGCCGAAGTGCCACTTGGTCTCGCCGGCCTCGCGGGCCACGTTGCCGTAGTCGAAGGTGACGGTGTCGAAGCCGATCCAGGAGAACAGGCCCTTGGAGAAGCGGTTGTACTCCGGTAGCGACAGCAGCGCGTCCACCGCCGGCCGGGACAGCAACCGGAAGTCGCCGACGCCGTCCTGGAGCTCCACGTCCACCCAGCGGTTGACCAGCCGGTAGTAGAGCTTGCTGACCGCGGTGCGAAGCGGCCGGTCGCCCTCGCGGGTGCGGCGGGCGATGACCTGGTCGTGGCCGCGGTCGTAGAGCTCCAGCATCCGCTCCAGCAGCTCCGGCGGGTGCTGGAGGTCGGCGTCCATCAGGACGACGGCGTCGCCGGTGGCCTCCTTGAGGCCGGCCAGCATGCCCGCCTCCTTGCCGAAGTTGCGGCTGAAGGAGACGTAGCGGGTCGTCGCGGGGTGCTCGGCGGCGATCTTGCGCAGCCGCTCCAGGGTGCCGTCCGAGCTGCCGTCGTCGACGTAGCAGAGCTCGTACTCGATCGGCAGCGAGTCCAGGTTCTCCCGGGTCGCGGCGTCGAAGAGCTCGATCACCGCTTCCTCATTGTAGCAGGGGACCACGACGGACAGTCGCATCGGCTCGCCTCCGGCTTCGTACGCAGTCGGTGGCGGATCGCGCTGCCCCGTCGTTCCTGCTGGCTGGGATTCACACCGATGGTACCGGCCCCTCACCCGCCCGGCGGACGCTGCGGCGGCGTACGGAGGTGACCACCGCCACGCCGAGCAGGACGGCCGCGGCCGTGCCGCTCGCGGCCAGCCCGGCGGTCAGCCCCGGCGGGGCGAAGCCGCAGGAGACCCGGGAGGCGCCGGCCCCGAGCGGCACGCCGATCATGCCGAGCACCCGGCGCGGGGCGGCGGCCGCGCGGCCGTCCACCGAGCAGGTCCAGCCGTCGGCGGCGGGGACGGAGACCAGGGCCAGGCCGGTGGAGCCGGGCGGCAGCTCGGCGGTCAGGGTGTGGCCGCCGGCGGTGACCCGGGTCGCGCCCTTGACGGTGTGCAGCGCCGAGTCCAGCGCCGCCCGGTCCAGGCAG
The Kitasatospora paranensis genome window above contains:
- a CDS encoding S8 family serine peptidase; the protein is MIDVRGVRAAQDQATPAGETAIVRTAAVLVLALATLAVPAPAGAEPGPAPARAPAGRPVSVLLELDTEAAAPAWRRAADGARRERRSPDAVRAAAARAGADQRARAVRAVDRTAGALRSAAPTARVLYRTQTLLSGLAVSAPAAALPRLAALPGVRAVHPIALKQRSNSYSVPLTGAPEVWAGSAGNTGSGVRIGIIDSGIDYTHADFGGPGTTEAFQAVDGAKPAPAALFPNAKVVGGQDLVGDDYNPDPAAEHYQPVAHPDGNPIDCALNGHGTHVAGTAAGLGVTRDGHPYTGPYRPGLDPADFRVGPGAAPGARLYAIRVFGCQGSTDQLARALDVAADPDGNGDLTDRLDVVNLSLGSPFGSPDDADALAVDRLSALGTVVVAAAGNEGDVNAIGGSPGTAARAVTVAASVDAHSDADGIRVLAPDTLAGVVPGHWSAEYRGWDTQDVSGELALPADQSDGCTAFDAADAARLKGRIAVLAWKTRDADRACGSAPRADHAADAGALGAVFAADGDSLGEIAGDARVPAVLLARADGERLTAAAAAGPVTVRLAGPGNTLHGSVSQEQPQRVDTLTAFTSRGIGVDGIVKPDLAAPGETIWSAKAGSGSGGMREDGTSMATPHIAGLAALVRAAHPDWPVAEVKAALMNTAGDTWRGDDRTGPVYGPERTGAGRARVDAAVATPAVAYAAGDGAVDGAVGVSFGPVAVTGPTELHRQVEVRNHGDAPLAYDTGYAAATELPGAGFAVSPARITVAPGGTTRVTVTLQVPGRLDRVPDPTLTLVQADRARSYRGELSGRLLLTPVGADLPPLRVPLFAAPRAASRLAAAAQLPGGRAGTSLLTLAGSGAPADTAGLLSAFVLGGEGPRWPDCPAGGKQGDGVCVDRPGERLANLRAAGAASDAPTVQDPLARGTLYIAAGLWAPAATPVGMFGVRASLDTDGDGRTDAVVAAARLRGSDVLVARTTDARTGKELDVQPLNARWGDTETGLLDGDALVLPVRLSALPGLKPGASTVHYAVWTGQVLPGAPEESDALDSIGLEGGRPVLALDVLHPALDIRDGADGPTAITVPERPGSVLQLNRNAAGARLLLLHHLNGDGRRTETVVVG
- a CDS encoding GtrA family protein; amino-acid sequence: MRPQLWQIVRFGLVGVVNTATFYLLYLVMHPYLPYFAAFTAAFFLSMVGSFFMNTYFTYRTRPTWRKFLLFPLPNITNYLVQSGGVFALVEWARVDDRIAPLLAAAVAIPITYVLSKLVLTGRRSADDDGLRPASVPVEVVEQ